The Amycolatopsis jiangsuensis nucleotide sequence CCGACGCCTATCACCTCGGGCCGGGCGCGATCCTGCTCGGCCAGGCCGCGCAACGGGTGCACGGGCTGGAGCGCGCGTTACCGGTGATCGAACGGGTCAACGAGGACACCGGCGAATCCGTCAACATCACCATCCGCGACGGCGGTGAGTCGGTGGTGCTGCTGCGCGCCCAGTCCACCCTCCCGCTGCGCTTCGAACAGCATCCCGGAGCCCGCTTCCCGTTGTACACCACGGCTTCCGGCAAGGCGATGCTCGCATGGTCGCTGGATGCGGAGAGCTATCTGGCCGGCCTGCCCGAACACCTGTCCGCGCTGACCGAGCACACCCTGGCCACCCGCGAGGAGCTTGCCCTGCAGCTGGCCCAGACCCGCGATCGCGGCTACAGCATCGACGACGAGGAGAACGTGGCGGGGGTGCGCTGCGTCGGCGCCGCGGTGCTGGACGACCAGGGGCTGGCGAAGGCCGCTGTGGTGATCCAGGTGCCGACAGTGCGGCTGCCCGACGAGCGCCTCCCGCATCTGGGCGCGCGAGCGGTCGCGGCCGCGGCCGAGGTCGCCCAGTTCCTGCCACCGGACCGCTTCACCCGCCACTGAGCCCCAGCGCCCGCGCCGTCAGGGTCGCCAGGTGCACCGGCTCCCTCCCGGCCAGCTGCCGGATCTGCGTTCGGCAGCTGAACCCGTCCGCGTGCACCACGGTGCTCTCCGGTTCGGATCGCAGGGCGGGGAGCAGCTGGTGCTCGGCCACTGCCACCGAGATGTCGTAGTGGCCGCGTTCGAAGCCGAAGTTCCCGGCCAGACCGCAGCAGCCTTCGCGGAGTATCCGCACCTCCCCGCTCACGCGGTCGAGCAGCCGCGTGTCCGCGTCGTAGCCCAGGTCCGCGTGCTGGTGGCAGTGCACCTGCGTCAGGACACGACCGGTCGGCGCCGAAGGTAACGCCACGTCGCCGACGTGCTCGGCGAACGTGCGCACCGACCGGCGCAGCAGCTCCACCCGCGGATCGTCCGGCAGCAGTTCGGCACTGTCCTCCCGGAGGAACGCGGTACAGCTCGGCTCCAGCCCGATCACCGGCAGTCCCTGTTCCAGCGCCGGCTGGAGCGCGTCCAGCGTTCGGCGCAGTACCCGCCGGGCCGTGCGCAGCTGTCCGGTGCTGTGCCAGGTCAGTCCACAGCAGACAGTGCGCTCGGGGAGCCGGACCTCCTGGCCGAGCGATTCCAGCACGGCCACCGCATCGCGGCCCACCTGCGGGTCGAAGAAGTTCGTGAAGGTGTCCGGCCACAGCACGACCGAGGCCGGCGACGCCCGCCGGTGCGCGTGCCGGGCGCGGAACCATGCGCGAAAGGTGGGGGCCGCCAGCTCCGGTAGCGCACGATCCGGTGCGAGCCCGCCCATCCGGGCGAGCAGCCGCCGGGCCGGGCTCGCCGCCACCGCGTTGACCATCCTGGCCAGCGGCGCTCCCAGTCGCAGCCACCGCGGCAGCGCCCCCATCGTGTAGTGCGCCGCGGGACGGACCCGGTGGTCGTAGTGCCGGCTGAGGAATTCCGAACGGTAGCTCGCCATGTCCACCCCGACGGGGCAATCCGACTTGCACGCCTTGCAGCCCAGGCACAGGTCGAGGGCGTCCCGGACCTCCGCGGACCGCCATCCCCCGGTGATCACGTCCCCGGCGAGCATTTCGAACAGCAACCGTGCCCGGCCACGTGTGGAGTGCTGTTCTTCGCCGGTCGCGCGGAAGCTCGGGCACATCACACTTCCGGACGCGGACACGCACTTCCCGACGCCGACACACCGGCGCGACGCGGCGGCGAGGTCACCACCGTCCGCGTGGAGCGCGAGCCGCGCACGGGTGGGCAGCACCGGCGGCGCCACCACGGTACGCAGATCGGCGTCGAGCGGTGCCGGATCGACGACCCGGCCCGGGTTCATCCCGTTGCCGGGATCGAACGCGGCCTTGAACTGCGTGAAGGCCGTGATCAGCCGCGGCGGGAACATCAGCGGCAGCAGTTCGGCACGCGCTTGGCCGTCACCGTGCTCGCCGGACAACGAACCGCCGTGCGCGACGACGAGTTCGGCCGCGTCGGTCAAGAAGGCACGGTAAGCCGTTCTGGCCTCTGCCGCGGCGAGCGGGAAGTCGACCCGCACATGGAGACAGCCGTCGCCGAAGTGGCCGTACACCACTCCTTCGCGACCGTGCTTGTCCAGCAACGACTCGAACTCCCGTAGATACCCACCGAGCCGTTCCGGTGGTACCGCGGCGTCCTCCCATCCCGACCACGCCTCGGATCCGTCCGCGAGCCGGGTGGCCAGGCCGGCGCCTTCCTCCCGGATGCGCCAGAGTTTCCGCTGCGCCTGCGGATCCGCGACCACGATCACGCGGCCGCCGCCTCGCTCCGCC carries:
- a CDS encoding IclR family transcriptional regulator, which gives rise to MNHSPAQPPAGTQAIRRALGVLRLLVNEDGELSLPAIARRLDLTPGTAHRVVGALSVDGLVTHNPHTDAYHLGPGAILLGQAAQRVHGLERALPVIERVNEDTGESVNITIRDGGESVVLLRAQSTLPLRFEQHPGARFPLYTTASGKAMLAWSLDAESYLAGLPEHLSALTEHTLATREELALQLAQTRDRGYSIDDEENVAGVRCVGAAVLDDQGLAKAAVVIQVPTVRLPDERLPHLGARAVAAAAEVAQFLPPDRFTRH
- a CDS encoding FAD-binding and (Fe-S)-binding domain-containing protein; the encoded protein is MSSPADPRPALQRALQAVVSGEVAGDPATLATHSTDASNYRHLPVLVVRPRSAEEVIAALRVCAAHGVPVLPRGAATSIGGQAANEAVLLDFTRHLDRILEIDVPARTARVEPGVVLDRLRERAAEHGLTFGPDPSTHSRCTIGGMIGNNACGSHSIAWGKTVDNVRSLEIALREGTRLDVGRTSPHELETLCARDDEVGRLYRSLRALRDEYLADIRTGFPRLPRRVSGYNLEYLLPENGFDVAKALVGTEGTCVTILSAVVELTEAPRYRALVVSGYDSSVAAADAVPELLGLPVLTMEGIERELVRALDARRPGDRSTLPDGDAWLYLETGGASAAEALARAREVAERAERGGGRVIVVADPQAQRKLWRIREEGAGLATRLADGSEAWSGWEDAAVPPERLGGYLREFESLLDKHGREGVVYGHFGDGCLHVRVDFPLAAAEARTAYRAFLTDAAELVVAHGGSLSGEHGDGQARAELLPLMFPPRLITAFTQFKAAFDPGNGMNPGRVVDPAPLDADLRTVVAPPVLPTRARLALHADGGDLAAASRRCVGVGKCVSASGSVMCPSFRATGEEQHSTRGRARLLFEMLAGDVITGGWRSAEVRDALDLCLGCKACKSDCPVGVDMASYRSEFLSRHYDHRVRPAAHYTMGALPRWLRLGAPLARMVNAVAASPARRLLARMGGLAPDRALPELAAPTFRAWFRARHAHRRASPASVVLWPDTFTNFFDPQVGRDAVAVLESLGQEVRLPERTVCCGLTWHSTGQLRTARRVLRRTLDALQPALEQGLPVIGLEPSCTAFLREDSAELLPDDPRVELLRRSVRTFAEHVGDVALPSAPTGRVLTQVHCHQHADLGYDADTRLLDRVSGEVRILREGCCGLAGNFGFERGHYDISVAVAEHQLLPALRSEPESTVVHADGFSCRTQIRQLAGREPVHLATLTARALGLSGG